A part of Ziziphus jujuba cultivar Dongzao chromosome 8, ASM3175591v1 genomic DNA contains:
- the LOC107412901 gene encoding uncharacterized protein LOC107412901 isoform X1: MAVSAFKSSSRRSNIASTSYTTPSSIRNPTENSPKKAPLRRSRSVSAFSRTQLDGPSSSSSSCADDFLNKRDNPLFWTTGSPPDLNSIDPQKPNTSTSTGTKNLKAPSSSAGDMRRGRSVARNADAQGTRKEVVARSLSRVDTGRRNRSLSRNPISRRQDVNSESEAEQECSSLTSFKNTGNSDLEVSNGGKTGGFVTSRSSSSDMDDQLKGLRTWSSQHSTLEPSHDSGSLLSLSHPTAWEDGISTTSSLSGAEESTIKAVCEQMKVGDVKIICSLDFVASWSVRGDSLENDAAANGIYETVRSEVRRAISEIQNDLESAMRRSNTTALATTNIADIPPDLVNPSAVELVLDIRREYSKKLEQSHERARKLRADLAVEEQRGKELSRILKEVLPDPKTSNIQKSRPSRKASIERRKMSKRLTEEAMAYFDECVSLSTFDSSDFSSQEDPPLTLVGVTTPVVNRSLLQASSSASAINGFNSHYKEKQESGIENQFKNGHEVSVLMANTLDHSSPTSVNTTREWKSQFSFGRKPTETINLQQDIQKYIKSPDRGIEKGEINLQTKKSNNYDLDEYKLQAAAQSLVFERVFMRNRIESGNLLLCTSAFSNSLSPFASFI, translated from the exons ATGGCAGTCTCGGCCTTCAAATCCTCATCCAGAAGAAGCAACATCGCATCGACTTCGTACACAACACCGTCTTCAATACGAAACCCTACTGAGAATTCACCCAAGAAAGCTCCGCTTCGAAGATCCAGAAGTGTCAGCGCTTTTTCAAGGACCCAATTGGATggtccttcttcttcttcttcctcatgcGCCGATGATTTCCTTAACAAGAGAGATAATCCTCTGTTTTGGACCACTGGGTCGCCGCCGGACCTCAATTCCATTGACCCACAAAAGCCCAATACTTCCACTTCCACTGGGACGAAGAATCTGAAAGCTCCAAGCTCAAGCGCTGGAGATATGAGAAGGGGGAGATCGGTTGCTAGGAACGCCGATGCTCAGGGCACCAGGAAGGAAGTTGTGGCTCGGAGTTTGTCGAGGGTGGATACGGGTCGCCGGAATCGATCCCTTTCTCGGAATCCGATTTCCCGGCGGCAAGATGTGAATTCTGAG AGTGAAGCTGAACAAGAATGTAGTTCATTGACGAGTTTTAAGAATACAGGGAATTCGGATTTGGAAGTGAGCAACGGTGGGAAAACGGGTGGTTTTGTTACAAGTAGGAGTAGTAGTTCAGATATGGACGATCAATTAAAAGGTCTAAGGACATGGTCCAGTCAGCATTCCACCTTGGAGCCTTCACATGATTCTGGTTCACTTTTG TCTCTTTCACATCCCACAGCTTGGGAAGATGGAATTTCCACCACGAGTTCTTTATCGGGAGCTGAAGAGAGCACCATTAAAGCAGTTTGTgaacagatgaaggtgggggaTGTGAAAATAATTTGTAGCCTTGATTTTGTTGCTAGTTGG TCAGTCCGAGGGGATAGTTTGGAAAATGATGCTGCTGCCAATGGTATATATGAAACTGTTCGATCTGAAGTTAGACGTGCTATCTCTGAAATACAAAATGACCTTGAAAGT GCAATGCGAAGGAGTAATACCACTGCGCTTGCTACTACCAATATTGCAGACATCCCTCCTGATCTGGTAAACCCAAGTGCTGTTGAATTAGTTTTGGACATCAGAAGGGAATATAGCAAAAAGCTTGAGCAG TCCCATGAACGGGCAAGAAAACTTCGAGCAGATTTGGCTGTTGAGGAGCAAAGGGGAAAGGAGCTTAGCAGAATCCTGAAGGAAGTTCTTCCAGATCCCAAGACCTCCAACATACAAAAGTCTAGGCCAAGTCGAAAA GCTAGCATTGAAAGAAGAAAGATGTCAAAACGTCTGACAGAAGAAGCCATGGCTTATTTTGATGAGTGTGTATCTCTATCAACATTTGATAGTTCTGACTTCTCATCGCAAGAGGACCCCCCACTCACCTTAGTTGGAGTTACTACCCCTGTTGTGAACAGATCTCTACTCCAAGCAAGTTCAAGTGCTTCAGCCATTAATGGCTTTAACAGTCACTACAAGGAGAAACAG GAATCAGGCATTGAAAATCAGTTTAAAAATGGCCATGAAGTTTCTGTACTAATGGCCAACACCCTAGATCACTCTAGTCCTACCAGTGTCAACACAACACGAGAGTGGAAATCTCAATTCTCATTTGGTCGGAAGCCAACGGAAACCATTAATCTTCAACAGGATATTCAGAAGTACATCAAAAGTCCTGATAGAGGGATTGAGAAAGGTGAAATCAACTTGCAGactaaaaaatcaaacaattacGACTTAGACGAGTATAAGTTACAGGCTGCAGCACAAAGCTTGGTATTTGAAAGGGTATTCATGAGAAACAGAATAGAGTCTGGTAATTTGCTGCTCTGCACCAGTGCTTTCTCAAATTCACTCTCTCCTTTTGCTTCTTTCATTTAA
- the LOC107412901 gene encoding uncharacterized protein LOC107412901 isoform X2, producing MAVSAFKSSSRRSNIASTSYTTPSSIRNPTENSPKKAPLRRSRSVSAFSRTQLDGPSSSSSSCADDFLNKRDNPLFWTTGSPPDLNSIDPQKPNTSTSTGTKNLKAPSSSAGDMRRGRSVARNADAQGTRKEVVARSLSRVDTGRRNRSLSRNPISRRQDVNSESEAEQECSSLTSFKNTGNSDLEVSNGGKTGGFVTSRSSSSDMDDQLKGLRTWSSQHSTLEPSHDSGSLLSLSHPTAWEDGISTTSSLSGAEESTIKAVCEQMKSVRGDSLENDAAANGIYETVRSEVRRAISEIQNDLESAMRRSNTTALATTNIADIPPDLVNPSAVELVLDIRREYSKKLEQSHERARKLRADLAVEEQRGKELSRILKEVLPDPKTSNIQKSRPSRKASIERRKMSKRLTEEAMAYFDECVSLSTFDSSDFSSQEDPPLTLVGVTTPVVNRSLLQASSSASAINGFNSHYKEKQESGIENQFKNGHEVSVLMANTLDHSSPTSVNTTREWKSQFSFGRKPTETINLQQDIQKYIKSPDRGIEKGEINLQTKKSNNYDLDEYKLQAAAQSLVFERVFMRNRIESGNLLLCTSAFSNSLSPFASFI from the exons ATGGCAGTCTCGGCCTTCAAATCCTCATCCAGAAGAAGCAACATCGCATCGACTTCGTACACAACACCGTCTTCAATACGAAACCCTACTGAGAATTCACCCAAGAAAGCTCCGCTTCGAAGATCCAGAAGTGTCAGCGCTTTTTCAAGGACCCAATTGGATggtccttcttcttcttcttcctcatgcGCCGATGATTTCCTTAACAAGAGAGATAATCCTCTGTTTTGGACCACTGGGTCGCCGCCGGACCTCAATTCCATTGACCCACAAAAGCCCAATACTTCCACTTCCACTGGGACGAAGAATCTGAAAGCTCCAAGCTCAAGCGCTGGAGATATGAGAAGGGGGAGATCGGTTGCTAGGAACGCCGATGCTCAGGGCACCAGGAAGGAAGTTGTGGCTCGGAGTTTGTCGAGGGTGGATACGGGTCGCCGGAATCGATCCCTTTCTCGGAATCCGATTTCCCGGCGGCAAGATGTGAATTCTGAG AGTGAAGCTGAACAAGAATGTAGTTCATTGACGAGTTTTAAGAATACAGGGAATTCGGATTTGGAAGTGAGCAACGGTGGGAAAACGGGTGGTTTTGTTACAAGTAGGAGTAGTAGTTCAGATATGGACGATCAATTAAAAGGTCTAAGGACATGGTCCAGTCAGCATTCCACCTTGGAGCCTTCACATGATTCTGGTTCACTTTTG TCTCTTTCACATCCCACAGCTTGGGAAGATGGAATTTCCACCACGAGTTCTTTATCGGGAGCTGAAGAGAGCACCATTAAAGCAGTTTGTgaacagatgaag TCAGTCCGAGGGGATAGTTTGGAAAATGATGCTGCTGCCAATGGTATATATGAAACTGTTCGATCTGAAGTTAGACGTGCTATCTCTGAAATACAAAATGACCTTGAAAGT GCAATGCGAAGGAGTAATACCACTGCGCTTGCTACTACCAATATTGCAGACATCCCTCCTGATCTGGTAAACCCAAGTGCTGTTGAATTAGTTTTGGACATCAGAAGGGAATATAGCAAAAAGCTTGAGCAG TCCCATGAACGGGCAAGAAAACTTCGAGCAGATTTGGCTGTTGAGGAGCAAAGGGGAAAGGAGCTTAGCAGAATCCTGAAGGAAGTTCTTCCAGATCCCAAGACCTCCAACATACAAAAGTCTAGGCCAAGTCGAAAA GCTAGCATTGAAAGAAGAAAGATGTCAAAACGTCTGACAGAAGAAGCCATGGCTTATTTTGATGAGTGTGTATCTCTATCAACATTTGATAGTTCTGACTTCTCATCGCAAGAGGACCCCCCACTCACCTTAGTTGGAGTTACTACCCCTGTTGTGAACAGATCTCTACTCCAAGCAAGTTCAAGTGCTTCAGCCATTAATGGCTTTAACAGTCACTACAAGGAGAAACAG GAATCAGGCATTGAAAATCAGTTTAAAAATGGCCATGAAGTTTCTGTACTAATGGCCAACACCCTAGATCACTCTAGTCCTACCAGTGTCAACACAACACGAGAGTGGAAATCTCAATTCTCATTTGGTCGGAAGCCAACGGAAACCATTAATCTTCAACAGGATATTCAGAAGTACATCAAAAGTCCTGATAGAGGGATTGAGAAAGGTGAAATCAACTTGCAGactaaaaaatcaaacaattacGACTTAGACGAGTATAAGTTACAGGCTGCAGCACAAAGCTTGGTATTTGAAAGGGTATTCATGAGAAACAGAATAGAGTCTGGTAATTTGCTGCTCTGCACCAGTGCTTTCTCAAATTCACTCTCTCCTTTTGCTTCTTTCATTTAA
- the LOC107412865 gene encoding ethylene-responsive transcription factor WRI1 isoform X2 has translation MKRSPANSSSSTSSSSSSSCPGPEIVPIDQSQKPKTKRPRKTKCLQNNAKGPNASGGGGRRSSIYRGVTRHRWTGRFEAHLWDKSSWNNVQNKKGKQGAYDTEEAAARTYDLAALKYWGPTTTLNFPHTQIESYTKEVEQMEKVSKEEYLASLRRRSSGFSRGVSKYRGVARHHHNGRWEARIGRVFGNKYLYLGTYNTQEEAAAAYDLAAIEYRGANAVTNFDISNYIDRLKKKKIVPLNQTQEQFPSSTNGEGEVEAEVDRQQQPLMMQQPLGITATTPQGPCTQMLSCMDSSAIGMMEHEGLNWSFLDTGFAHLPMPDLPFERTPQLPDLFEDTGFEDNIDLIFGVVSDSNGDNVLLGNGSDEVGVSGNMEDINVQERLLSSSSPSSSSTTTSVSCNYSG, from the exons ATGAAGAGGTCTCCTgccaattcttcttcttctacttcatcttcttcttcatcttcttgtccTGGTCCTGAAATTGTCCCTATTGATCAATctcaaaaacccaaaacaaaacGTCCTAGAAAAACCAAATGTTTGCAGAATAATGCCAAAGGCCCAAATGCCagtggaggaggaggaagaagaagctcCATTTACAGAGGAGTCACCAG ACATAGATGGACTGGAAGGTTTGAAGCTCATCTATGGGATAAGAGTTCATGGAACAACGTTCAGAACAAAAAAGGCAAACAAG GGGCATACGACACTGAGGAGGCTGCAGCTCGTACCTATGACCTTGCTGCTCTAAAATACTGGGGTCCAACTACGACATTGAATTTCCCG cACACACAGATAGAATCATACACCAAAGAAGTGGAACAAATGGAGAAGGTGTCCAAGGAAGAATACTTGGCATCATTACGGCGTCGTAGCAGTGGGTTTTCTAGAGGTGTTTCTAAGTACCGTGGGGTCGCAAG GCATCACCATAATGGACGATGGGAAGCAAGAATTGGTCGAGTTTTTGGAAATAAATATCTCTACTTGGGAACTTATA ATACACAAGAAGAAGCAGCAGCAGCATATGATCTGGCAGCAATTGAATACAGAGGAGCTAATGCAGTGACCAATTTCGATATCAGCAACTATATTGAccgattgaagaagaagaagattgttCCTTTGAATCAAACCCAGGAACAATTTCCAAGCTCCACCAATGGTGAAGGAGAAGTGGAAGCTGAAGTTGATCGGCAACAGCAGCCATTGATGATGCAGCAGCCATTGGGTATCACTGCTACTACTCCTCAAGGTCCATGCACACAGATGCTTTCGTGCATGGATTCTTCAGCAATTGGGATGATGGAACATGAAGGACTCAATTGGAGCTTCTTGGATACTGGGTTTGCGCATCTTCCGATGCCTGATCTTCCCTTTGAGAGAACTCCCCAGTTACCGGATTTGTTTGAGGATACAGGGTTTGAGGATaatattgatttaatatttggagttgtttcCGACTCCAATGGCGACAACGTCTTATTGGGGAATGGCAGTGACGAGGTCGGTGTTTCGGGGAACATGGAGGACATTAATGTACAAGAGAGGCTCTTGTCTTCCTcgtctccttcttcttcttcaactacAACCTCTGTTTCTTGTAATTATTCTggttaa
- the LOC107412865 gene encoding ethylene-responsive transcription factor WRI1 isoform X3, protein MKRSPANSSSSTSSSSSSSCPGPEIVPIDQSQKPKTKRPRKTKCLQNNAKGPNASGGGGRRSSIYRGVTRHRWTGRFEAHLWDKSSWNNVQNKKGKQGAYDTEEAAARTYDLAALKYWGPTTTLNFPIESYTKEVEQMEKVSKEEYLASLRRRSSGFSRGVSKYRGVARHHHNGRWEARIGRVFGNKYLYLGTYNTQEEAAAAYDLAAIEYRGANAVTNFDISNYIDRLKKKKIVPLNQTQEQFPSSTNGEGEVEAEVDRQQQPLMMQQPLGITATTPQGPCTQMLSCMDSSAIGMMEHEGLNWSFLDTGFAHLPMPDLPFERTPQLPDLFEDTGFEDNIDLIFGVVSDSNGDNVLLGNGSDEVGVSGNMEDINVQERLLSSSSPSSSSTTTSVSCNYSG, encoded by the exons ATGAAGAGGTCTCCTgccaattcttcttcttctacttcatcttcttcttcatcttcttgtccTGGTCCTGAAATTGTCCCTATTGATCAATctcaaaaacccaaaacaaaacGTCCTAGAAAAACCAAATGTTTGCAGAATAATGCCAAAGGCCCAAATGCCagtggaggaggaggaagaagaagctcCATTTACAGAGGAGTCACCAG ACATAGATGGACTGGAAGGTTTGAAGCTCATCTATGGGATAAGAGTTCATGGAACAACGTTCAGAACAAAAAAGGCAAACAAG GGGCATACGACACTGAGGAGGCTGCAGCTCGTACCTATGACCTTGCTGCTCTAAAATACTGGGGTCCAACTACGACATTGAATTTCCCG ATAGAATCATACACCAAAGAAGTGGAACAAATGGAGAAGGTGTCCAAGGAAGAATACTTGGCATCATTACGGCGTCGTAGCAGTGGGTTTTCTAGAGGTGTTTCTAAGTACCGTGGGGTCGCAAG GCATCACCATAATGGACGATGGGAAGCAAGAATTGGTCGAGTTTTTGGAAATAAATATCTCTACTTGGGAACTTATA ATACACAAGAAGAAGCAGCAGCAGCATATGATCTGGCAGCAATTGAATACAGAGGAGCTAATGCAGTGACCAATTTCGATATCAGCAACTATATTGAccgattgaagaagaagaagattgttCCTTTGAATCAAACCCAGGAACAATTTCCAAGCTCCACCAATGGTGAAGGAGAAGTGGAAGCTGAAGTTGATCGGCAACAGCAGCCATTGATGATGCAGCAGCCATTGGGTATCACTGCTACTACTCCTCAAGGTCCATGCACACAGATGCTTTCGTGCATGGATTCTTCAGCAATTGGGATGATGGAACATGAAGGACTCAATTGGAGCTTCTTGGATACTGGGTTTGCGCATCTTCCGATGCCTGATCTTCCCTTTGAGAGAACTCCCCAGTTACCGGATTTGTTTGAGGATACAGGGTTTGAGGATaatattgatttaatatttggagttgtttcCGACTCCAATGGCGACAACGTCTTATTGGGGAATGGCAGTGACGAGGTCGGTGTTTCGGGGAACATGGAGGACATTAATGTACAAGAGAGGCTCTTGTCTTCCTcgtctccttcttcttcttcaactacAACCTCTGTTTCTTGTAATTATTCTggttaa
- the LOC107412865 gene encoding ethylene-responsive transcription factor WRI1 isoform X1 — MKRSPANSSSSTSSSSSSSCPGPEIVPIDQSQKPKTKRPRKTKCLQNNAKGPNASGGGGRRSSIYRGVTRHRWTGRFEAHLWDKSSWNNVQNKKGKQVYLGAYDTEEAAARTYDLAALKYWGPTTTLNFPIESYTKEVEQMEKVSKEEYLASLRRRSSGFSRGVSKYRGVARHHHNGRWEARIGRVFGNKYLYLGTYNTQEEAAAAYDLAAIEYRGANAVTNFDISNYIDRLKKKKIVPLNQTQEQFPSSTNGEGEVEAEVDRQQQPLMMQQPLGITATTPQGPCTQMLSCMDSSAIGMMEHEGLNWSFLDTGFAHLPMPDLPFERTPQLPDLFEDTGFEDNIDLIFGVVSDSNGDNVLLGNGSDEVGVSGNMEDINVQERLLSSSSPSSSSTTTSVSCNYSG, encoded by the exons ATGAAGAGGTCTCCTgccaattcttcttcttctacttcatcttcttcttcatcttcttgtccTGGTCCTGAAATTGTCCCTATTGATCAATctcaaaaacccaaaacaaaacGTCCTAGAAAAACCAAATGTTTGCAGAATAATGCCAAAGGCCCAAATGCCagtggaggaggaggaagaagaagctcCATTTACAGAGGAGTCACCAG ACATAGATGGACTGGAAGGTTTGAAGCTCATCTATGGGATAAGAGTTCATGGAACAACGTTCAGAACAAAAAAGGCAAACAAG tttatttgg GGGCATACGACACTGAGGAGGCTGCAGCTCGTACCTATGACCTTGCTGCTCTAAAATACTGGGGTCCAACTACGACATTGAATTTCCCG ATAGAATCATACACCAAAGAAGTGGAACAAATGGAGAAGGTGTCCAAGGAAGAATACTTGGCATCATTACGGCGTCGTAGCAGTGGGTTTTCTAGAGGTGTTTCTAAGTACCGTGGGGTCGCAAG GCATCACCATAATGGACGATGGGAAGCAAGAATTGGTCGAGTTTTTGGAAATAAATATCTCTACTTGGGAACTTATA ATACACAAGAAGAAGCAGCAGCAGCATATGATCTGGCAGCAATTGAATACAGAGGAGCTAATGCAGTGACCAATTTCGATATCAGCAACTATATTGAccgattgaagaagaagaagattgttCCTTTGAATCAAACCCAGGAACAATTTCCAAGCTCCACCAATGGTGAAGGAGAAGTGGAAGCTGAAGTTGATCGGCAACAGCAGCCATTGATGATGCAGCAGCCATTGGGTATCACTGCTACTACTCCTCAAGGTCCATGCACACAGATGCTTTCGTGCATGGATTCTTCAGCAATTGGGATGATGGAACATGAAGGACTCAATTGGAGCTTCTTGGATACTGGGTTTGCGCATCTTCCGATGCCTGATCTTCCCTTTGAGAGAACTCCCCAGTTACCGGATTTGTTTGAGGATACAGGGTTTGAGGATaatattgatttaatatttggagttgtttcCGACTCCAATGGCGACAACGTCTTATTGGGGAATGGCAGTGACGAGGTCGGTGTTTCGGGGAACATGGAGGACATTAATGTACAAGAGAGGCTCTTGTCTTCCTcgtctccttcttcttcttcaactacAACCTCTGTTTCTTGTAATTATTCTggttaa
- the LOC107412901 gene encoding uncharacterized protein LOC107412901 isoform X3, with protein MAVSAFKSSSRRSNIASTSYTTPSSIRNPTENSPKKAPLRRSRSVSAFSRTQLDGPSSSSSSCADDFLNKRDNPLFWTTGSPPDLNSIDPQKPNTSTSTGTKNLKAPSSSAGDMRRGRSVARNADAQGTRKEVVARSLSRVDTGRRNRSLSRNPISRRQDVNSESEAEQECSSLTSFKNTGNSDLEVSNGGKTGGFVTSRSSSSDMDDQLKGLRTWSSQHSTLEPSHDSGSLLSLSHPTAWEDGISTTSSLSGAEESTIKAVCEQMKVGDVKIICSLDFVASWSVRGDSLENDAAANGIYETVRSEVRRAISEIQNDLESAMRRSNTTALATTNIADIPPDLVNPSAVELVLDIRREYSKKLEQSHERARKLRADLAVEEQRGKELSRILKEVLPDPKTSNIQKSRPSRKASIERRKMSKRLTEEAMAYFDECVSLSTFDSSDFSSQEDPPLTLVGVTTPVVNRSLLQASSSASAINGFNSHYKEKQKIIACIYRNQALKISLKMAMKFLY; from the exons ATGGCAGTCTCGGCCTTCAAATCCTCATCCAGAAGAAGCAACATCGCATCGACTTCGTACACAACACCGTCTTCAATACGAAACCCTACTGAGAATTCACCCAAGAAAGCTCCGCTTCGAAGATCCAGAAGTGTCAGCGCTTTTTCAAGGACCCAATTGGATggtccttcttcttcttcttcctcatgcGCCGATGATTTCCTTAACAAGAGAGATAATCCTCTGTTTTGGACCACTGGGTCGCCGCCGGACCTCAATTCCATTGACCCACAAAAGCCCAATACTTCCACTTCCACTGGGACGAAGAATCTGAAAGCTCCAAGCTCAAGCGCTGGAGATATGAGAAGGGGGAGATCGGTTGCTAGGAACGCCGATGCTCAGGGCACCAGGAAGGAAGTTGTGGCTCGGAGTTTGTCGAGGGTGGATACGGGTCGCCGGAATCGATCCCTTTCTCGGAATCCGATTTCCCGGCGGCAAGATGTGAATTCTGAG AGTGAAGCTGAACAAGAATGTAGTTCATTGACGAGTTTTAAGAATACAGGGAATTCGGATTTGGAAGTGAGCAACGGTGGGAAAACGGGTGGTTTTGTTACAAGTAGGAGTAGTAGTTCAGATATGGACGATCAATTAAAAGGTCTAAGGACATGGTCCAGTCAGCATTCCACCTTGGAGCCTTCACATGATTCTGGTTCACTTTTG TCTCTTTCACATCCCACAGCTTGGGAAGATGGAATTTCCACCACGAGTTCTTTATCGGGAGCTGAAGAGAGCACCATTAAAGCAGTTTGTgaacagatgaaggtgggggaTGTGAAAATAATTTGTAGCCTTGATTTTGTTGCTAGTTGG TCAGTCCGAGGGGATAGTTTGGAAAATGATGCTGCTGCCAATGGTATATATGAAACTGTTCGATCTGAAGTTAGACGTGCTATCTCTGAAATACAAAATGACCTTGAAAGT GCAATGCGAAGGAGTAATACCACTGCGCTTGCTACTACCAATATTGCAGACATCCCTCCTGATCTGGTAAACCCAAGTGCTGTTGAATTAGTTTTGGACATCAGAAGGGAATATAGCAAAAAGCTTGAGCAG TCCCATGAACGGGCAAGAAAACTTCGAGCAGATTTGGCTGTTGAGGAGCAAAGGGGAAAGGAGCTTAGCAGAATCCTGAAGGAAGTTCTTCCAGATCCCAAGACCTCCAACATACAAAAGTCTAGGCCAAGTCGAAAA GCTAGCATTGAAAGAAGAAAGATGTCAAAACGTCTGACAGAAGAAGCCATGGCTTATTTTGATGAGTGTGTATCTCTATCAACATTTGATAGTTCTGACTTCTCATCGCAAGAGGACCCCCCACTCACCTTAGTTGGAGTTACTACCCCTGTTGTGAACAGATCTCTACTCCAAGCAAGTTCAAGTGCTTCAGCCATTAATGGCTTTAACAGTCACTACAAGGAGAAACAG AAAATTATTGCATGTATTTACAGGAATCAGGCATTGAAAATCAGTTTAAAAATGGCCATGAAGTTTCTGTACTAA